The segment CGACCGTAATACCAGGGGACCGGCACATCAAATACACGTTGCGTGTGACGTGATAGGTCCCGGATATGACAGGGTTCGGCCTCCTCATCCCGCTACCCCGTGTCCGGCCCGTACGATGAGCCTCTGGCCAGGCTGGAGGTCGCCGATGGACACCAGGCGTCTGTACTCGTTCGTGAAGATCGTCGACGCCGGGAGCATCACTCGCGCCGCCGACATCCTGCATATCGCGCAGCCCGCGCTGAGCCAGCAGGTCTCCCTGCTGGAGAGCCAGTTCAAGCAGCAGCTGCTGATCCGCAGCAAGCGCGGGGTGGCGCCGACCGAAGCCGGGCGCGCCCTCTACCGGCATGCCCAGCTCATCCTGCGCCAGCTCGAACACGCCCAGGCGGCCGTCGACGTGTCCGGCCGGGCGCCCGCCGGGAGCGTCTCGGTCGGCCTCGCCCCGTACAGCACGGGCGCCGCTCTGGCCCTGCCGCTGCTGCGGGCGGTGCGCGAGCGCTACCCAGACATCCTGCTGCACATCAACGAGAACTTCGGCGGTGTCATCAGCGAAGCGATCATGACCGGCCGCATGGACATGGCGTTCATCTACGACGCGGGTCCCATACGCGGCGTCCAGTTCGAGCCGATGCGCACCGAGGACCTGTACCTGGTCGCCGCGCCGGGGGCCGTCCCGGGTGCCGCTCCGGCTTCCGGGAACGACGACGTGTCCATCGAGGAGCTGGCCGAGGTCGGGCTGCTGCTGCCGAGCCGGATCCACACCATCCGCCAGGTCGTCGACGCCGCCTTCCGGCAGGCCTCGCTCGAACCGAGGGTCGTCGGCGAGATCGAGTCGGTCCTGACGCTGGTGAGTGCCGTCAGCGCCGACGTCGGGGCCACCGTGCTGCCGTGGTCGGCGGCGCAGGCCATCCTCGACGTACGCAAGCTGGTGGTGCGGCGGATCGTCAACCCGGCGATCGAGGTCAAGCTCTCCCTCTGTACGTCCGACCACCAGCCGCTGTCCGAGCCCGCGCATGCCGTGCACGATCTCTTCCACGAGCTGATCCTCGAATTCGGAAAGAATTCCGGCGGCCGATGACGTCACACGGAACGCGTATTGGTCGGCCGGGCTGAGCACCGGCTAGCGTTCTCACCGCCAAAGCCGAACGGCATTACGGGAGCGGTGGATGACAAAGCGTGTGCTCATTACCCGCGAGCGGCTCCCCGGCGGCGGGCTGACCCGTCTCGGGTCCCGCGCCGAGGTCGTGACCGGTCCGGGCCGACCGGCCGAACTGGCCGAACTCGCCCGGCGGGCGGGCGGCGTGAGCGCCATCCTGGCGCTGGGCAACGACCGCGTGGACGCCAGGCTGCTGGACGCGGCCGGTCCCGGGCTGCGGGTGGTCAGCCTGGCCAGCATGGGGTACGACGGCGTGGACCAGCGGGCCGCCGCCGACCGTGGTGTCGTGGTCACCCACACCCCCGGGGTGCTGGCCGAGACCACCGCCGACCTGACGTTCGCTCTGATCCTGGCCGCCCGCCGCCGGATCGGCGCCGCGCGTGACGCGCTGCACGCCGGAAGCTGGGATGTGTTCCGGATGGAGGACTACCTCGGCCTGGACGTGTACGGCACCACCCTGGGCCTGGTGGGCTACGGGCAGATAGCCAGGGCGGTGGCCCGGCGGGCCGCCGGATTCGGCATGCGGGTGCTGCACCACTCCCGGTCCGAAACGGCGCTCTCCCTGCCGCAGTTGCTCGCCGAGTCCGACATCGTCTCGCTGCACGTCCCGCTCACCCAGGCCACCCACCACTTGATCGGCCCGGCCGAACTGCGCGCCATGAAACCGACCGCGACGCTGGTCAACACCTCCCGGGGCGCGGTGGTGGACGAGGCCGCGCTGCTGCGCGCGCTCGATGACGGCACCATCCACTCGGCCGGCCTGGACGTCTACGAACGCGAGCCGCGCGGCACGGATGTCGCCGATCTGCTCGCCCGGCCGGGCCTGTTCGCCCTGCCGCACATCGGCTCGGCCAGCGAGCCCACCCGTGCCGCGATGGTGGACCTCGCGGTGGACAACGTGCTGGACGTCCTCGACGGCCGACCGGCCCGTACCCCGCTGCCCGGCACGAAGGCGGTACCGGCATGAGCGCAGGCCCGCTCTTCGACATCGCCGGGCGCGTCGCGCTGATCACCGGCTCCAGCCGGGGCATCGGCCGCGCGCTGGCCCAGGGGCTGCTGGAGGCCGGGTGCACCGTCGTGCTCAACGGCCGCAGCACCGCTGCCCTCGACCGGACCCGCAAGGAACTGGCCGAGCGCTTCGGCGACATGGTGTTCGCCCATGCCTTCGACGTGACCGACCCCGCCGCCGTGGCGGCGGGCGTCGCCGCGGTCGAGGACGAGGCTGGGCCGGTCGACATCCTGGTCAACAACACCGGGACGCAACACCGCGCGCCCCTGGTGGACTTCGCCGACGACGACTGGCACCGGCTGATCGCCACCAACCTCACCAGCGCCTTCCTGATGGGCCGGGAGGTCGCCCGCCGGATGGTGCCGCGCGGCCACGGCAAGATCATCAACATCTGCTCCGTGCAGAGCGAGACGGTACGGCCCGGCATCGCCCCCTACGCGGCCACCAAGGGCGGGCTGAAGCTGCTCACCAAGGGCATGTGCGCGGACCTGGGGCCCTCGGGCCTCCAGGTCAACGGCCTCGGGCCGGGCTACTTCGAGACCGAGCTGACCGAGGCGCTGGTCGCGGACGAGGAATTCAGCGCGTGGGTGCGAAAGCGCACCCCGGCCGGGCGCTGGGGCAGGGTCGAGGATCTGATCGGCGCCCTGGTCTTCCTGTCGGCGCCCGCGTCCGACTTCGTCAACGGCCAGGTGCTGTACGTAGACGGCGGCATGCTGTCCGTCCTGTGAGGTCAAGGTCAGGAGAAGGAATCCAGATGCGCGCGTGCGTCGTCCACAAGGCGGGCGATCTCCGGGTCGAGGCGTGGGACCCCGGCCTTCCCGGTCCCGGGGAGGTTCTGGTGGCCGCGACCCTGGGCGGCATCTGCGACTCCGACCTGCACTACTACCATCGCGGCTCGGTCGGTGACTTCCAGGTGCGCCAGCCCATGGTGCTCGGCCACGAGGTCGTCGGCCGGATCAGCGCGCTCGGCCCCGGTACGGACGGCCCGGCCGCTGGCACCCCGGTGGCGGTCCACCCGGCCACCCCGTGCGGCGCCTGCCCGGAGTGCGCGCGCGGCGAGCGGAACGTGTGCGGGCACGCCCGCTATCTGGGCAGCGCCGCACGGATGCCCCACGTCCAGGGCGGTTTCGCCCAGCGCCTCGTCGTACCCGCCGACCAGGTACGGGCGCTGCCGCCCGGCCTCGACCCGCGCCGGGCCGTGCTCGCCGAGCCGCTCTCCGTCGCCCTGCACGCCGTACGCCGCGCCGGGGAGGTGGCCGGCCGACGGGTGCTGGTCACCGGCGCCGGGCCCATCGGCGCCCTGGTGGTCGCCGCTCTGCGCCACGCGGGCGCGGCCGAGGTGATCGTCAGCGATCTGCTGGACGCTCCCCTGGCCGTCGCCCGGCGGGTCGGCGCCACGGCTACCGTCCGCGCGGACCGCCCGGACGACCCCGCCTGGCCGGACTGCGTCGACATCGCCATCGAGGCCTCCGGCTCCGCGCCCGGCCTCGGCACCTGCCTGCGGCGCGTACGCCGTGGCGGCACCGTCGTCCTGCTCGGACTGCTCCCGCCCGGCGAGACCGGGTTCATGGGCAATGCGGTGGTCACCCGGGAGATCACCATGCGCGGCGCCTTCCGCTTCGACCGCGAATTCGACGACGCCCTCTCCCTCCTCGCCTCGGGCCTGGACGTCGACCCGGTCATCAGCCACACCTTCCCCCTGACCAGGGCCGTCGAGGCGTTCGACCTCGCCGGTGACCGCACCCGGGCGTCAAAGGTCCTGCTGGACCTGGATGATCTGCGCCAGGGATCCGCCTGACCCAGGCCACGGTCGCTGATAGAACCGCGCTATGACTTACAGGTTCACCGCTCTCGCCGCCGGAGCGGAGACAGACCCGGACGGCTACTTCACCGAGGCCGGCATCTCCGAGCGCACGGACGGCAGCGGCTTCGTCATGCTGTTCATGTCCGGCGAGGAGGAGCCGGACGAGCAGGACACTCGACTGGGGTTCGACACGCACTGCCTGGTCACCGCAGGACAGGGCACGGCATACGGATGCGTGCGAGGAGCCGTCCTGACCGGCAACGTCCTCCGCGTCTCCCTGGACCCTGCGGCACTGACAGCCCTGGGCCTGGCGGACGCCGAGATCGAAGCCACCATCGAGGCACCGGCCGAGGACTTCGCCCGGTTCCGCGAAGTCCTCGCTCGGGTCCTGGCCTACGGACGCGCCGACGCGCTGCCCACGCACGTCGTCATCTGACCCCGGCCAGGCCCCCGGGCGGCGTCTCGCCGTCCGGGGGCCGCCTCATGCGCTACGGCGTCACCACCGCGCCGCCGAAGGTGACGGCGAGGTGGCCGTCCGAGGCGAAGGACCAGCCCAGGGCGCCGGAGTAGGAGGAGCACCGGGACCCGTTCGTGCCGGTCCAGAACTGGTTGGAGCTGTCGGCGTCGCCGATGGTCTTGTCGTTCGAGCCGCTGACGGCGAAGCGGCACGAGGTGTTGGTCCGGAACACCGAAGTGCCGGTGTCGAAGGAGAAGTTGCGCTCGGCGTTGTCGACGCTGACGTTGTTCGCGATGGTCATCGTGCCGGGGTTGCTGTTGTACGTGAACCCGTGGTGGCCGTTGCCGTAGGCGATGCTGTGCTGGACGACGTGGTTGACCGCGATGTCGTCGCCGCCGAGCTTGTAGCCGTTGCGGTCGCCGTTGGCGTTGACGGTGCCGTCGCTCAGGGTGCCGTTGCCGTAGGAGAGGGAGTACTCGATGGTCACCGGGCCGATGGCGCCGGTGTCGGTCTTGGTGTAGAGGTCCCAGCCGTCGTCGATGTTGTTGTGGGAGACGGCGTAGCGGAACACGTTCCCGGTGCCGGTGGTGAGCTTCGCGGCGAAGCCGTCGGCGTCCTCTCCGTCGGAGTCCGCGTTGTCGTGCGACTCCGCGCTCAGGATCAGGTTGTCGGACGGCCACTGGCTGCTCGGGGTGCTGGAGGAGATCCGGCCGAGCTGCAGCCCGGTGTCGCGGTTGTACGCGGTCACCGTGCGCTCGATGACGTTGTCGCTGCCGCCCACGTAGATCCCGTTGTCGCCCGCGTGCTGGACGGTGAGGCCGTAGACGTGCCAGTACGAGGCGTTGAGCTGGAGCCCGCGGTTCGACGAACTCTCGCTCTGGGCCGAGAAGTCCAGCACGGGGGTCTCCCCCGGGTAGGCGGACAGGGTGGTGCGGGCGGCGGCGGTGCCGTCGGTACCCGCCGGGACGGTCACCGTGGAGGCGTAGTTGTACGTCCCGCCGCGCAGGTAGATCGTGCCGCCGGAGGTGATGCGGCTGATGGCGGAGGTGAGCGTCGTCGGGGCCGACGCCGTTCCGGCCGCGCCGTCGGTGCCGCTCGGTGACACGTACAGCACGGTGCCTGTCGCCGCCCCGGCCACGTCCGCGTCGAGGTAGTCGACGTTGGGCAGGCCGACGGCGGTGGTCGGGCTGAGCCGGATGGTGTTGCTGCCCGCGCTCACCGGCACGGTCAGCGTCTTCGTCACCCAGGTCGACCAGGCGCCGGTGGCCTCGAACGACGCCGAGGCCGCCGTCGTGCCGTTCACCGTGACGTCGGCGGGCCGGGCGGTGGTGGTCCCGTTGGCGAAGCGGACGTTCAGTGTCGCCGTGCCCGCGGCGGCGGCGGTCACGGTGAACTGCGCGTAGGCGCCGGTCGCGTTGGTGCCGTTGCAGAATCCGCTGCCGGAGTAGCCCGTCCAGTCGGAGTCGATGGTGCCGGTGCAGACCGCCGGGGAACTCTCGGCCTCGTAACGGACTGACGCGGCCTGGGCCGCGTTGCCGGACAGCGCGACGAGCGCGCCTGCCAGCAGGCTGACGCACGCTATGGCGGGTGTCGCTTGCATCGTTGTGCCTCCAGGTTGGTGGGCGTACACAGACGGAAAGCGCTTTCTCCGACGACGACGCTAAGGAGCGGCCATGGGCACGTCAACATCCACGTACGTAATTTCTGTTCACAAACGTGAATTGATGTGAGGGGGCTGACGCCTACGCGGTGCCCGGCGCGGTGCCCAGTGCGGCGATCAGCTGATCCAGCGTCAGACCCTCGGCGTCCTTGTAGGACTCCCAGCGCGCGAAGAGTGCCGAAGCCGCTCCGGCGAGCTCGTCGGAGACATCCGCCGCCGCGCACGCCTCGGCGATCTCTCCCATTTCCGGCACCCACCGCCACGCGCGCGGCCCCGCGCTCAGCAGTTGCCCGGTCTGCCCGAGTGGCGTGTGCGGCAGCTTGTCGTGGGCCAGCGCGAGCAGTTCATCGAGCACCCCGTGCCCGTCCGCCAGCGCGCATGCCTGGGCCGCCAGCGCGTAGGTGAGCTTGTTGTACGAGGCGAACGCCAGCTTCAGAGCCGAGGCGCGGCCCACGCCGCCGCTCATCACGACCGGTTCCAGGAAGGTGCCGTCGAACACCGCCCGTACCCGCTCCACCGCCGCGTCCGGCCCCGACAGGTACAGCCGCGTCGTCCCGGAGGACCGGGGCGGCGGGCCCACGATCCCGCCGTCCACCACTGTGCCCCCGGCGGCGCCGACCAGGTCGGCGATCCGGCGGGCATGCCGCGGGCTGATCGCGTTCGCCTCCGCGTAGACGCCGGTGAACCCCGACGCCGCGACGCGCTCGGCCACATCCGGCGCCGCGGCGGGCGGGCACACGCTGACGATCAGCCAGCAGGATTCGGCCAGCTCCCCGAGGTCTTGCGCGGCGCGCAGTCCCGCCGACTCCGCCCGCCGCCGCGTCGCCTCTCCCCGGCCCTGCGGCAACCACAGGACAGGCGTGCCGGCTGCCACGATCTGCCGCCCGACCTCGGCGCCCATCGCGCCCGGATGAAGTATCCCGACACCCTGATCCATCACGAGTCCGATCATAGGCAGGGAACACCCTGTTACCGTCCCACGGTGTTCTCCCTCCACGAGCCCGCCCTGTTCACCCGGCTGCGCGACGCCCGGCGCGTGCTCATCGCCGGAGCCGGCGGCGGCTTCGACGTCTACGCCGGACTGCCCCTGGCCCTGGCCCTGCGCGCGTCGGGCAAGGAAGTCCATCTGGCCAACCTCTCCTTCGCCGACCTGCACGGCCTGGACCTGGACGTATGGGTGGACCACGACGTGGCCGCCATCCGCCCGGACACCACCGTCCGAGGCGGCTACTTCCCCGAGCACACCCTCGCCCAGTGGCTCGAACTGCGGGGCCTGCCCTCGACCGTGTACGCCCTCAACCGCACCGGCGTACAGCCGCTGCGCGCCGCCTACCGGGCGCTGCTGAGCCACCTGGGCGGCGCCGGCCCCATCGACGCGATCATCCTGGTCGACGGCGGAACCGACATCCTCATGCGCGGCGACGAGAACGGACTCGGCACCCCCGAGGAGGACATGGCCAGCCTCGCCGCCGTCAACGGACTGCCCGAGGTCCCGCACCGGCTCGTGGCCTGCCTCGGCTTCGGTATCGACGCCTACCACGGCGTCAACCACGCCCTCGTCCTGGAGAACCTCGCCGCCCTGGAACGCGACGGCGCCTACCTCGGAGCGTTCTCCCTCCCCCGGACCTCCCGCGAGGGCGCGCTCTACCTGGAAGCCGTGGCCCACGCCCAGGCCTCCACCCCGGACCACCCCAGCATCGTCAACGGCTCCATAGCCGCCGCCGTACGCGGCGACTTCGGCAACGTGCAGTTCACCGAACGCACCAAGCACAGCGAGCTGTTCATCAACCCCCTGATGTCCCTGTACTTCTGCGTGGACGCCCCCGGCCTGGCCCGCCGCAACCTCTACCTCGACCGGCTGGAACAGACCCACCTCACGCGGCAGATCAGCACCCTGATCGAGGAGTTCCGCGACGAGCTGCCCCGCCGGCGCCCGCCCCGCACCATTCCGCACTGACGTGTGGAGAACCGCCTGACATTTTCCTGGGTCAAGCGGGCACAAGCCCTGTGAGAACGCGGACAGGCAGCACTCATGTACGTGCTGCTCCTCCCCGCCCTGACCCCCTTCATCCTGCTCGGCACCCCCATGGGCCTGGCCTGGTCGGCGCAGACCGGCCCCGGCCCCTATAGACCCCGTCCAGCAAACGAGACCAGCGAAATGGGAGAGCCATGGACCTCGGATCGAAGCTCAAGAGCAAGACGCAGGTAGCCAAGGGCAGGATCAAGGAAGGCTTCGGCCGTGCCACCGGAAACAAGCGGCTGAAGCGGGAAGGCATGGCCGGCCGGGTCATGGGGAACCTGAGGCAGTCCGGCGAGAAGGCCAAGGCCGCTTTCAAGCGGTGACGCGGTGGCCGAAAAGGCCCATCGGCGCCGTCGGCGGCGTCACTGCTCCTTGATCTCGTCGATCCGGACGGGGCCGCCGGTGGTGACCGACTGGACGGCGGCCAGGGCGATGGACAGGGCGGCGCGGGCGTCCTGTCCGGTGACGGTGGGGCTGGTCCCGGTGCGTACGCAGGTGGTGAAGTCGGCCAGTTCGGCGACGTACGCGTCGTGGAAGAGGTCCTGGTCGTAGGTGACGCACTCGGCGGCGATGCCCTCGGCGCCGTAGGAGGTCAGGTGGGTGCGGCGGACGTCGCCCATGGTGAGCATGCCGGCGGAGCCGAAGACCTCGCCGCGTACGTCGTAGCCGTAGACGGCCTGGAAGTTGGCCTCGGCGGTGGCGATGGCGCCGTTGTCGAAGCGGATGGTGACGACGGCGGTGTCGAGCAGGCCACGGTCCTTGAAGTCGGGGCGCACCAGGGCGTCGGCCATGGCGAAGACCTCGACGGGCTCGGCGCCGGGGTTGAGGTAGCGCAGGGTGTCGAAGTCGTGGATGAGGGTCTCCAGGAAGATCGTCCACGGCGGGATGGGCGCCGGGTCGGCCAGCTTCGGGTCGCGGGTGAGCGAGCGCAGCAGCTGCGGGGTGCCGATGGCACCGGAGACGACCTTGTCGTGGGCGGCGCGGAAGCCGGCGTCGTAGCGCCGGTTGAAGCCGACCTGGAGGACGACGCCGGCCTCGCGGGCGGCGTCGATGGCGCGGTCGGCCTCGGCGAGGGTGACCGCCATGGGCTTCTCGCAGTAGACGGCCTTGCCCGCCCGCGCCGCCGCCTCGACGAGACCGGCGTGGGTGCGGGCCGGGGTGGAGATGACCACGGCGTCGACGTCCGGGTCGGCGAGCAGCTCGCCGATGTCGGTGTACGACGTGGGGCAGCCCAGCCGGTCCGCGAGGCCCTTCGCGGCGCCCGGCGCGGGGTCGGCGACGGCGGCGAGCCGGACCCCCGGGAGGCGGCGGGCGAGGGACTCGGCGTGGAAGGAGCCCATCCGTCCGGCGCCGACGAGGCCGACGGCGAGCGGCTGCTGAGGCTGCTGAGGGGTCATGAGAGTTCTCCGTACGTCGTTGTCAGAGGGTGAAGGCGGCGCGGAAACGTTCCAGCGCGAGGTCGTCGTCGCCGGAGGCCCAGGCCTCCATGGCGACCGTGCCGTCGTAGCCGATGTCCGCGAGGGCCCGTGCGACGGCCGGGTAGTTGATCTCCCCGGTGCCCGGCTCGCAGCGGCCCGGTACGTCGGCGATCTGGATCTCCCCGATCAGGCCCAGCCCGTGCGCCCGGCGGACCAGCTCGATGAGATTCCCCTCGCCGATCTGCGCGTGGTACAGGTCCAGGTTCATCCGCAGGCCCGGCCGGTCCACGGCCTCGACCAGCGCCATGGTGTCGGCGGCCCTGGCGAACGGCACTCCGGGGTGGTCGACGGCGGTGTTGAGGTTCTCCAGGGTGAAGACGACACCGGCGCTCTCGCCCAGCTCGGCGATCCGGGTGAGCGTGCGGTGGGCCATGCTCCGCATCGGGCCGTCGGGCTCGCCGGTCACCGGCACCAAGGGCAGACCCTTGCCGTCCAGGCCGGTGCCGTGCAGGTTCAGCCGCGGGCAGCCGAGCTGCTCGGCGGCCTTCACCGACTCCTCGGCGGTGCGCAGCAGCTCGTCGGCGCCGTCCTGGTCGGTCAGGGTGCCGCGGATGTAGCCGGTCATCGACGAGAAGTCGGCCGGCGTACGGGCGAGGGCATCGAGGTCGTGCCGGGTCCAGTCCCAGATCTCGACCTGGAAGCCCGCGTCGTGGATACGGCGGACCCGCTCCTGGATCGGCCGGTCCCGGAAGACCATCTCGGCGCAGACCGCCAGCGTGATCATCGCCATCACCTCCACGTATAGAACGTTCTAGTCCCCAGTAGTACGCCAGCCACCCACTCGGCCTGTCAAGGGTCCGCCGCCCGAGAATTAGAACGTTGCAGTACCTTGAAGCAGCGACTTCACCCCACGACAGGGAGGGCAGCGGTGTCACCGACCCCCGCGGTCCCGGACGGGAAGCGGCCCACCCTCGCCGACGTGGCCGCGCGGGCCAATGTGTCCACGGCTCTGGTCTCGATCGTCATACGCGGGACCAAGGGCGCGAGCGCCGCCACCCGCGAACGGGTCCTGCAGGCCGCCAAGGACATCGGCTACCGGCCCGACACCCGGGCCCGGCTGCTGCGCAGCCACCGCTCTCGCCTGCTCGGCGTGCAGTTCGAGCTCCAGAGCGCCTTCCACACCGACCTGGTCGAGGGCATCTACGCGGCGGCCGAACCGGCGGGCTACCAGATCGCCCTGAGCGCCGTGGCCCCCAGCCGCAGCGAACAGCAGGCCGTGGACACCCTCCTCGCCGACCGCTGCGAGGCCCTGATCCTGCTCGGCCCGCAGGCCCCCGCCGCCCGCCTGGCCGAACTCGCCGCGCAACTGCCGGTCGTCTCCCTGGCCCGCCGGCTGCGCGCGTCCGCCGGGAACGTCGAGGTCGTACGGACCGCCGACGAGGAGGGCGCCCGCCAGGCCGTGGACCACCTGGTGGCGCTCGGCCACCGCGACATCGCCCACGTCGACGGCGGCCGGGCCCCCGGCGCCGCCGACCGCCGACGCGGCTACCGCACCGCCATGGTCCGCCACGGCCTCGCCGCCCACGTCCGCGTACTGCCCGGCGGACTGACCGAGGACGACGGCTCCGCCGCGGCCCGCACCCTGCTCACCACCCGCCCCCGGCCCACCGGCGTACTGGCCTTCAACGACCGCTGCGCCACCGGCCTCCTCGACACCTTCCTGCGCGCCGCCGTCCCGGTCCCCGGCGGCATCTCCGTCATCGGCTTCGACGACAGCCGGCTCGCCCGCCTGGCCCACATCGACCTCACCACCGTCGGCCAGGACATCCCGCGCATGGCCGCACTGGCGGTCGGCCGCGCCATCGCCCGGCTGGACGGCGAACCGGCCGACGAACCCGCGCCCGGGACGGAGACCGTCATCGCCCCGCATCTCATCACCCGCGGCACCACGGCCCCGCCCACGACGGCCTGAACCCCACCGACCACGACGTCGATGGGGTTCAGGCCGTGCTCCGGTGTTACTTGAGCTTGACGGTGTCCGCCGCCGAGGTGACGGCACCGGAGGCGCTGTTGCCCGCGTACACGAAGCGCCACTTGCCGGCCGCCGTGGCCTTGGCCGTGGCCTTGACGGCGCCGGTGCTGGAGCTCTTGACCGTCTTGACGGTCTTCCAGGCCGTCGTGCCGGCCTTGAGGAACTGCAGCTTGACGCTCTGCTTGGTGTAGGCCTGCCACTTGTGGTTGTCCCAGTTGGCCCGGGTGAGCTTGCTGGTGACCGTGAGCGTGGCGTTCTTCTTCACCGGCTCCGGGGTGGCGTTGGCGGCCGCCAGTTTGTCCTGCCGCTTGAAGGAGAAGCTGGTCGCCTTGGGCTTGAAGGCCGTGCCGCCGTCGTTGCCGGTGACCTGGACCGCGAGGTACCAGGTGCCGGCCAGCTCGTTGGCGAGGTCGGTCACGTTGAGCTTCTCGGTGTAGGTGCACACGGAGGTGGTCGCGGAGGAGGCCGTGCAGGTGGCCGGCGTGAAGTCGGCGGCGTCCGCCTCGGTGGGCGGGTCGATGAGCTTCGGCCAGGGGGCTGTCTTGACGCCCTTGACACCGGAGTCGTCGGAGACGGTCACCGAGACCGAGACCTTCTTGGTGCCGGTGGTCCCGAAGACCAGCGAGCTGACCTTCGCCTTGTCGATCGTCGGCTTGACGGCGGTGTCGGCGAAGGCCGGGGTGGCGGCCAGGCTGCCGAGAACGATGGCGCAGGCAAGGGCCGGAACCGCGATACGTATACGCATGAATCCCCACGATGAAAGAGGCGGCCCGCCAGAAACCCCCCGGTGGGCCTTGTTGACCTCCGCAGCGTACATACGCGGTAAGGCCCTGCCCCTTGCTGTTCCACGGCCGTGACAGAGCAGGTCACTCCTGTGACACACGCACCAGCCGAACCACTGGTCACCCGCTGGACGGAACCGGCGAGAGCGGGGCGCTGACACCGGAACTCGGACTCGGAGTCAGGCTCGGGCTCGGACTCGGCGTGCTGTCGGGAGTGGCGCTTGCGTCGGGCGAGGCGGAGGCGTCCGCAGGCGGTGCCACGTCAGTGGACGCGCCCGGCGTGGGCGTCCCGCTGGGGGACGGGCTCGGGGTGCCGGTCGAGCCGCCGCCCAGCGAGGTGCCGCTGCCCGGCTCGCTTCTGACCACGGCCGCCACCGGCTTGCCCGCGATCAGCTCCGCCGCGGTCACCACGCCCATCGCCAGGACGAAGACCAGACCCGTCGTCAGGGCGTACGTCTTCCAGCCCCTGGCTTTCCAGCCCCTGGGTTTCCTGGCCGTGGGTTTCCTGGCCGTGGCGTCCGGCGGCGGATCGAACGTCTGAACCGCCCGCTCCCCGGCCGGCATGCGCCCACGGATCCCCTCGCCGGTCCGGTGGAAGAGATGCTGGAAGAGCGCGGCGCCGGTGGTCGCGCTGGTGCTGACCACGGCGGCGCCGACGATCGTCCCGTGCACCCCCAGCAGGGACGCCATCAACGCGCCCACGACGGCCGCGAGCGTGCTCGCGGCCACCTGGACGACGCTCAGGTCGAGCACTCTGCGCTCGGGCGCGCTCGGCTCTTCTTCCGTTTCCGGGTCACCCATCGATACCCCTTACTGGGTGAACATCCCGGCGTGCAGGGTCTTGAGTATCCGGGCCAGGAGGCGGGACACGTGCATCTGGGAGAGGTGGAGTTCGGCGCCGATCTCGGACTGCGTCATCTCCGCTCCGAAGCGCATCCGCAGGATGCTCCGGTCGCGTGCGCCGAGCCGGGCCAGCAGCGGCTTGAGCGCCTCCAGGTTCTCCACGTTCTCCATGCCCGGGTCGTCCGCGCCGAGCCGGTCGGCGTAGGAGGAGTAGGCGCCGGGGGCGTCGCCGGCCTCGCCGGTGGGGATGTCCAGTGATCCGGCGGTGTAGCCGTTGCCCGCCACCACACCCTGGAGGACCTGTCCCGGGCTCAGGTCCAGGTACGACGCCAGCTCCGCCGTCGTCGGCATGTGGTCCTGGGTCTGCGACAGCGCCTCCGTGGCCTTGGCCAGCGACAGGCGCCGCTCCTGCAGCTCACGGGGCACGTGCACCGCCCAGCTCGTGTCGCGCAGGAACCGCTTGATCTCGCCGGTGATGTAGGGGATCGCGAAGGTGGTGAACTCGACCTCGCGGGAGAGGTCGAAGCGGTCGATGGCCTTGATCATGCCGATCATCCCGACCTGGACGAGCTCCTCCATCCCCTCTCTTCGGTGCCGGAACCGGGCTGCCGCGAACTTGACCATGGACACGTTCAGTTCGATGAGGGTGTTCCGCGCGTACTGGTATTCCGGCGTGCCCTCCTCCAGGACCCGGAGCCGTACGAAGAACTGCTTCGACAGCACCCGCGCGTCCATGGGAGCGACCTTGCCCGTTTCCTCGATCCACGGAAGCCG is part of the Streptomyces sp. NBC_01262 genome and harbors:
- a CDS encoding DUF1152 domain-containing protein; this translates as MFSLHEPALFTRLRDARRVLIAGAGGGFDVYAGLPLALALRASGKEVHLANLSFADLHGLDLDVWVDHDVAAIRPDTTVRGGYFPEHTLAQWLELRGLPSTVYALNRTGVQPLRAAYRALLSHLGGAGPIDAIILVDGGTDILMRGDENGLGTPEEDMASLAAVNGLPEVPHRLVACLGFGIDAYHGVNHALVLENLAALERDGAYLGAFSLPRTSREGALYLEAVAHAQASTPDHPSIVNGSIAAAVRGDFGNVQFTERTKHSELFINPLMSLYFCVDAPGLARRNLYLDRLEQTHLTRQISTLIEEFRDELPRRRPPRTIPH
- a CDS encoding LacI family DNA-binding transcriptional regulator, translated to MSPTPAVPDGKRPTLADVAARANVSTALVSIVIRGTKGASAATRERVLQAAKDIGYRPDTRARLLRSHRSRLLGVQFELQSAFHTDLVEGIYAAAEPAGYQIALSAVAPSRSEQQAVDTLLADRCEALILLGPQAPAARLAELAAQLPVVSLARRLRASAGNVEVVRTADEEGARQAVDHLVALGHRDIAHVDGGRAPGAADRRRGYRTAMVRHGLAAHVRVLPGGLTEDDGSAAARTLLTTRPRPTGVLAFNDRCATGLLDTFLRAAVPVPGGISVIGFDDSRLARLAHIDLTTVGQDIPRMAALAVGRAIARLDGEPADEPAPGTETVIAPHLITRGTTAPPTTA
- a CDS encoding NAD(P)-dependent oxidoreductase: MDQGVGILHPGAMGAEVGRQIVAAGTPVLWLPQGRGEATRRRAESAGLRAAQDLGELAESCWLIVSVCPPAAAPDVAERVAASGFTGVYAEANAISPRHARRIADLVGAAGGTVVDGGIVGPPPRSSGTTRLYLSGPDAAVERVRAVFDGTFLEPVVMSGGVGRASALKLAFASYNKLTYALAAQACALADGHGVLDELLALAHDKLPHTPLGQTGQLLSAGPRAWRWVPEMGEIAEACAAADVSDELAGAASALFARWESYKDAEGLTLDQLIAALGTAPGTA
- a CDS encoding Gfo/Idh/MocA family oxidoreductase, which produces MTPQQPQQPLAVGLVGAGRMGSFHAESLARRLPGVRLAAVADPAPGAAKGLADRLGCPTSYTDIGELLADPDVDAVVISTPARTHAGLVEAAARAGKAVYCEKPMAVTLAEADRAIDAAREAGVVLQVGFNRRYDAGFRAAHDKVVSGAIGTPQLLRSLTRDPKLADPAPIPPWTIFLETLIHDFDTLRYLNPGAEPVEVFAMADALVRPDFKDRGLLDTAVVTIRFDNGAIATAEANFQAVYGYDVRGEVFGSAGMLTMGDVRRTHLTSYGAEGIAAECVTYDQDLFHDAYVAELADFTTCVRTGTSPTVTGQDARAALSIALAAVQSVTTGGPVRIDEIKEQ
- a CDS encoding TIM barrel protein, whose amino-acid sequence is MITLAVCAEMVFRDRPIQERVRRIHDAGFQVEIWDWTRHDLDALARTPADFSSMTGYIRGTLTDQDGADELLRTAEESVKAAEQLGCPRLNLHGTGLDGKGLPLVPVTGEPDGPMRSMAHRTLTRIAELGESAGVVFTLENLNTAVDHPGVPFARAADTMALVEAVDRPGLRMNLDLYHAQIGEGNLIELVRRAHGLGLIGEIQIADVPGRCEPGTGEINYPAVARALADIGYDGTVAMEAWASGDDDLALERFRAAFTL
- a CDS encoding CsbD family protein; the encoded protein is MDLGSKLKSKTQVAKGRIKEGFGRATGNKRLKREGMAGRVMGNLRQSGEKAKAAFKR